GCATATCTTTATTTCTTGAGAAATCAAGCCCACTTTCTGCCAGAGGCGAGTTTCTGAAGAATGATACCAAATCATCTTTTGGCTTAATAAATTTTATATAATCTTCAAATGAAATGATAACGACAGCATTGCTCCCATGTTTAGTGACAAACTGAGGTTTGTGGTGTATTGCACTATCGACTAATTGGCTGAATTTGCTTTTTGCATCTTGGAGTTGCCATATGTTCTGTTCCATAGCTTCAATCTCAAATTAAACTGGACAGACTAGACGGTATTTTCTTTTCTGGATTTTGTCAAGTGAGTGAGGAATCTATGTGCAGAACGTCAATATGACGGGCGCGGCGGGGAGTAAACTGGACGGAATCGCGGGCTGTCACCGCGTCCGTCGTCGATATTATTGTTAGACTTTTTTATTATTCTTTATCTGAACTATCTATCTTGCTCAACTTTTCTAATGAGATTAAGGATAAATCTAACGCATCTACTTCGGCAGTTTTTGCAAGTTCTTTTCTATATGACTCCATAGAATGAGGCTCCACTTTTTTAATAAAGAAGGGAAACCACATATATGGCAACCATCTATCATTTAATTTGTATTTGTCTGTTTTTCCATTTGTATTGAATGAATATGGGTGATCAGTGTATCCCATTTTCTTAAGTGGAACGAAAGGAACCATATCCCCAAGACGCCTTATCTGTATAGCTGGAGGATAAGGCGATGAAATGTAGGAAGAAATATCAGAATATCTTGGAGAGCCATAAATGTATGTGGAAACTTTACATTGATCAGAAGATAGCTCATTTATTGTAGTTCTTAATAACTTCTCAGAAATGGCTGCGACCGCACCACCTAGTGAATGCCCGCATAAGAAAATATGCTCAATATCAGATAGTCCTTTTTTAGTCATTTCATTTTTTATTAAAAGACTGATTCTGTACGATTCTTCTGTAAAACCGCAATGAAACTCTCCATAAGCGGTAGGTGTCAAGCTACTTGTCACTTCTGATTAAAAATCAGGCTGTCTTTTTCATCTGTATCTCATCGTTTGCCTGCCCCTGCGAGGGGTTGAGCCAAACTTCATTGTCATGTGACCAATCGCGGGTATCGCCACTCCAGCGTTCCGGTTTGTTAGCCTTGGCTTGTGCATAAACGGCGGTGCGTTGCTGTAGCAGCACGATGTCTTCACCGGTATGGCGTTGCATGGGCGTGACGTATTGCAAGGCACTGTGGCGATGTTCATGGTTGTACCATTGCACAAAACCGTGCACCCATTGCCGCAAAGTGTCAATGTCAGCAAATGGCTTAGCGGGATAATCAGGTCGATATTTGAAGGTTTTAAATAAAGCTTCCGAATAGGGGTTGTCATTACTAACCGACGGGCGGCTAAAGGATGGTGCAA
The sequence above is drawn from the Thiothrix subterranea genome and encodes:
- a CDS encoding lipase family protein, whose protein sequence is MTPTAYGEFHCGFTEESYRISLLIKNEMTKKGLSDIEHIFLCGHSLGGAVAAISEKLLRTTINELSSDQCKVSTYIYGSPRYSDISSYISSPYPPAIQIRRLGDMVPFVPLKKMGYTDHPYSFNTNGKTDKYKLNDRWLPYMWFPFFIKKVEPHSMESYRKELAKTAEVDALDLSLISLEKLSKIDSSDKE
- a CDS encoding type II toxin-antitoxin system Phd/YefM family antitoxin gives rise to the protein MEQNIWQLQDAKSKFSQLVDSAIHHKPQFVTKHGSNAVVIISFEDYIKFIKPKDDLVSFFRNSPLAESGLDFSRNKDMPRDIEL